A section of the Xylocopa sonorina isolate GNS202 unplaced genomic scaffold, iyXylSono1_principal scaffold0117, whole genome shotgun sequence genome encodes:
- the LOC143432381 gene encoding uncharacterized protein LOC143432381: MDTVNDASTRANQGTIVDALASKRTTNSAIQFKIKLLLTPNSTCSCCLQKGMHIGLKCLRQFKGIHNWVCHYPKCKGPPDTSLPYSCEHCELRFNSQSGLSTHERSKHPEVRNQKRMLQMKSKKTGGRKAYEWTQDEVNLLIERRRRFQNKRQINKEIQKFLSSTSCKQISDKRRRLRANSTAQVECSSSESEEEIYLSANEDEPQEMINISTTVSDNEWNSFILDYIKTIELPEGSKFERANIELDAILTELNANEVINVNIKEKIEQFIDKTLKPVLIVVDTSSGNKNKSKNNRANKQKRNRMNTRQSSDPHSINHASRKRFAYARCQELFKKCPKRLADYAIKGDSSFMTDRSTLPQASVVDQFYKKLWEATNPQSNYMPINSDRRSMMEVCPNMSVQDVIDRLKRTNFTSAAGTDGVKRIHLVKKEYYPRVWKINRTTLIPKVNSDLNNVKNWRPITIGPIIARIFSGILDKKLGQFININIRQKGFTREDGCRCNVSILTDAIQVMKSVNGGVVTIVDIAKAFDTVPHQAILKQLDRARVPS, encoded by the exons ATGGACACAGTTAATGATGCCTCGACACGAGCGAATCAG GGAACCATTGTTGACGCCCTAGCGAGTAAACGGACTACGAATTCAGCCATACAATTTAAAATAAAGTTACTACTCACTCCGAACTCGACATGTAGCTGTTGTCTCCAAAAGGGCATGCATATTGGCCT TAAATGCCTTCGACAGTTTAAAGGCATTCATAATTGGGTATGCCATTACCCGAAATGTAAGGGGCCGCCTGATACCTCGTTACCGTACTCCTGTGAGCACTGTGAACTCAGATTTAATTCACAAAGTGGCCTCTCGACCCATGAACGTAGTAAACATCCAGAAGTTCGGAACCAAAAACGAATGCTACAAATGAAAAGCAAAAAAACTGGTGGTCGTAAAGCGTATGAGTGGACCCAAGATGAAGTTAATCTGCTGATCGAACGTAGGCGAAGGTTTCAGAATAAGCGCCAAATTAATAAAGAAATTCAGAAATTTCTATCATCTACATCTTGTAAGCAAATTAGCGACAAGAGGCGGCGACTTAGAGCTAACAGTACAGCACAAGTTGAGTGTTCGAGTTCCGAGTCTGAAGAAGAAATATATCTTAGTGCTAATGAAGACGAGCCACAAGAAATGATAAATATAAGTACAACCGTGAGTGATAATGAGTGGAATTCCTTTATTTTAGACTATATTAAAACTATTGAACTACCAGAAGGCTCAAAATTCGAAAGAGCAAATATTGAATTGGACGCTATATTAACTGAGTTAAATGCAAATGAAGttataaatgtaaatattaaGGAAAAAATAGAGCAATTTATAGATAAAACACTTAAGCCTGTGTTAATTGTCGTAGATACATCAagcggaaataaaaataaaagcaaAAATAATAGGGCTAATAAACAAAAACGGAATCGAATGAATACTAGGCAGTCATCCGATCCCCATTCAATCAATCATGCCTCTAGAAAGCGTTTTGCCTACGCAAGGTGTCAAGAGTTGTTTAAAAAATGCCCAAAACGCCTAGCTGATTACGCTATTAAAGGAGATTCTTCTTTTATGACGGATAGATCTACTTTACCCCAAGCTTCGGTAGTAGATCAATTTTATAAGAAATTATGGGAAGCAACCAACCCACAGAGTAATTATATGCCAATAAACAGCGATAGGCGAAGCATGATGGAAGTTTGCCCTAATATGTCGGTTCAAGATGTAATAGATAGATTAAAACGAACTAACTTTACTTCAGCAGCAGGTACCGATGGAGTAAAGAGAATTCATCTTGTTAAAAAAG AATATTACCCTCGAGTTTGGAAAATTAACAGAACTACTTTAATTCCTAAGGTTAACTCAGATTTAAATAATGTTAAAAATTGGCGTCCAATTACAATCGGGCCAATTATAGCCAGAATCTTCTCAGGAATTTTGGATAAAAAGTTAGGAcagtttattaatattaatattcgtCAAAAAGGATTTACTCGTGAAGACGGATGCAGATGTAATGTTTCAATACTTACGGACGCTATTCAAGTAATGAAAAGTGTGAACGGAGGAGTGGTAACAATAGTGGATATTGCAAAAGCGTTTGATACCGTGCCGCATCAAGCAATTCTTAAACAACTAGATAGAGCAAGGGTTCCTAGTTAG